A genomic stretch from Penaeus vannamei isolate JL-2024 chromosome 6, ASM4276789v1, whole genome shotgun sequence includes:
- the LOC138862001 gene encoding uncharacterized protein, translated as MHQESLKLRRIPTRIIGLLASLYTSTERDVKHGWGLSSFFPVSSGVRQGCDLSLTLLACIDWILGGATVQSHCGAALGNMKVTNLDFADDGAILSESLGNLVVALDVFSNEARPLGLEVSWTKTKIQDFGYLLGESVWSLQEIEVTESFTYFGSVVHNSGLSDQETVSCALESRLDAFYNRSLHRIMGSCWRDYVSNQRLHCETGAGPVACTICDCQLRLCGHLARFPQDDPAHQVVSVRDKPKWRRPVGRPRKLWLG; from the exons ATGCATCAGGAATCGCTGAAAttgagaagaattccaacaaggattattggactattagcaagcctgtataccaGTACTGAAAGGGATGTAAAGCATGGTTGGGGCctatcaagcttctttcctgttagttcaggagtgagacaaggctgtgATCTTTCACTAACACTTTTAGCATGCATCGACTGGATACTGGGAGGAGCTACcgttcaaagccattgtggagcagCTCTGGGCAATATGAAAGTTActaaccttgactttgctgatgatggtgccattctatctgaatctttgggaaatttagtggtggctctggacgtatttagcaatgaagcgaggcccctgggtctagaggtctcctggaccaagaccaagatccaagactttggaTACTTGCTAGGAGAATCTGTTTGGTCGCTACAGGaaattgaagtcacagagagcttcacatactttggtagtgtagttcataactctggactgtcagaccaggaa ACagtatcctgtgccttggagtctcgtttAGATGCTTtttataataggtccttgcacagGATCATGGGGTCCTGTTGGCGGGactacgtgtccaaccaacggttgcactgtgagactggcgcAGGACCTGTTGCTTGCACAATCTgcgattgccaactcaggctatgcggccacctggctcgcttcccacaggatgatcctgcccatcaggttgtctctgtacgagacaaacctaagtggaggaggcctgtgggacgacctaggaagttgtggcttggaTAG